Part of the Urocitellus parryii isolate mUroPar1 chromosome 2, mUroPar1.hap1, whole genome shotgun sequence genome, TCGCTCTGTGCCGGGGGTTGGCTCTGCCTCCCCTGGAGACCCTGCCACAGGCCCTCCTGAGGACACTGTCCTCGCCATTGACAGCGTCACTCCATGGAGGAGTCTCACGGTGTCCTGGGGCACCCCCACCCTGTGGGCCACTCTGCCACAGCACCACACTAGGACACGTAGCTAGAAGATGGGACACGCAGGGAGCGATGGCCCCACGTCCTCTTGGCTGCCTCGGCCCTGGCCGACAGCATCCACTGCTGTGCGAGGTCTGCTCCAGGGCTACCCTCTCGGCTCTCTGTCCTCCACGGAGCCTTGGGCACAGGTGTGGCCTCCTGTTCCCCAGGCAGGGAGACgctggggaggctgggcctcTGTCGGGAGGAGACACCATCCCTGGACCCTGTCCAGCACTCAGCCACCCGCCCTGGGGAGGCAGCGAGGGCACTGAGTGGGGCGGGTGGCTGCCCACAAGGAACCAGGGCTCCCTCTGGAAGGGCCCCGGCTGCAGCCCCAGCAACCAAGCTAGGCACCGTCTTGTCCGTGGAATGTGCTAGAAGGAGAAGACCAGGAGGAGCGCAGGCCCTGACCGCGGGGATGGCTGGAGTCTCCCGAGGGGCATTTGGAGCCTTCAGTGCAGGCATCTGAAAACAAAGAGGCGGAAACAGAGGGTTGAGCCtatgactcaggaggctcagagCTGCAGAAtggccagaggctgaggcaggggcccAGCCAGCCCTGAGAGCTGGGAGCAAACCTTCTCAGAATCAGCCCTGGAAGACCCAGCCCGCCCCTTGGCCTGGCTGGAGCCAAAGAAAGTGGTGGGGGGACAACTCCAGAGACCACTGTGCTGACACCAGGGAGGGACTGGGCCGGCAGGGGCAGCCTGGGTCCCTGGGTGGGGGTAAGGAGCTGGAGCCAGGGCGGGGTGGGGGTCCCTCGGCCTCTTCTGTTGGCAGCTCTGCGGGCGCGGACGGGCTGGGCACAGAGGGCTTGCTGCGCAGGCCCTGCGAGGAAGGAGCCGGCAGCCGGGGAGGGGCGACTGCAGGGAGCCCATGGGCAGCAGGGCCTCGGCCTGGGAAGGGGCCATGCAAGGCCACTGTGCCGTCTTCCCAGTGCGGGAGGGCAGTGCTGGCCTCATGGAGTCTAATTCAGCTGTCCGACTCCATCGCAGGCCTTCTGGACGCCGCAGCCCGGCTCCTGCACTGATCCCGGGGGAGAGGCATTCAGCCCGCGCCTGCTGATGCGGACAGCAATTAACTGGTGCTGCGTTTCGTCCTGAGACCACAAGTCCTGGATTCCGGGCAGATGGTGGGCAGATCGTCAGCCCTGAGCCCACTTACAGTCACGAGGAGGTTCCAGCGGCCAGACCACGTGGCCAGGATCTCATTAGAGGATTTCTGCTGTTCTGAGAGCGCAGGCGCGGCCTCCACAGGGTCTTTGGGGGCCTGGATGTCATCAcacggaggcaggaggacccagaGGGAAGGGTTCCCCGAGAGTGTGCACCTGCCCTGCCCAACTCCCCAGCCACCGTGCCCACCAGCCCACCAGGGTTTGTCCTGACCACCGCGGTTCTGCACGCCAGGAGCCTGAGTGTGAGCAGCGGGTGTTGACCAATAGCATCCTGGTCAAGGCTCTAGCTCCCTGCCACCCGCCTCCCCCAGGCAGGAGTCCTAGGACTTCCCAGATGGGGCCACACGGAGGGTGCTGTGTGTGTCTGGCACCTCTGACGCTGTCTGTGGATCCATCCGGCTCTGCCTTGCGGGGCTTGGAGGTAACTGCATTAACTTgctgaatttaaatattaaaagtcttCCATGACATTGGCTCACCCCACGTCTCCAAAATCTGACACGACAGCCTCGCAGCTTGGATGCTTTTAGTCtctttaaaagtaataacaatggggctggggctggggctccgtggtggagcacttgcctggcaggtgtgaggcactggcttcgatcctcagcactgcatagagataaataaaataaaggtccatggacaactaaaaaatatttttaaaaaagtaataacaaTGTACCGCAGGCTTGTCACAATGTGGAAGTAAAGCATGTGACAACGGCAAACAGGTGGGTGGCGATGTGACAGGCAGCAGTGCTCTGGCCAGACTTGAGGGAGGACTGGCAGGCCCCTGCTGCGCCCTGAATCGCACAGCGGCCACCGAGGTCACATGTGCAGGAGGCAGGGGGGAGGTGGAAGGGTGCAGAACAGTGTATCAGCTTCCGCACGGCACCATGTCCCCGAGGCCACTCATGCCACAGAGAAACGGCTCACTGGGCTCGCAGAGTTGGAGCTTCAGAGTCCAGGGAGGCGCAGGCTTGGTGAGGGGCCTCGGCCTCGCTTCACGGGAGGCACCAGTGGCCGGGAGCGTGGGGGCCAGCGCTCCTCAGTCCCCACACAGACACGCCTCCAAAGACCTCCAGACCTGCACTCGGCCGGCTCCGGAAGGTTCCACTCCCTCCACTAGTATCACCCTCAGGCTGAGTGCAACCCGGGGGACATTCAGATTATATACCCAACCAAGACCTGTCCAAACAAAGGGGGAAAGGACACAGGACAGAGGTCAGGTGAGACAAGCAGGGAAGAACAGTAAGGAGACAGGCCAGTGAGCACTTGCCCCTCGGAGTGCCAGGTGCCCGGGCCAGGACACTGCCCGGGCGACAGCCGGACTGCGGGCTGCACTCGGTCCTGCGGATTTCCCAGGAGCGTCCTTTGTCAGCCCCAGGACCTGCATGGCCCTGAGCTGGTACCCCACAGCCTTCCCAGTCTGAAACGCCACTTGGTCTCCTGCCTTCAGTGGCCCCTTTGCTTTTGAAGGACCAGGCCGCTGTGCACCGTCCCACGGTTCGGTGCAGATGATGCCTGCTTTGGGCTGGAATGAGGGGACACAGGCCGGGTGCCACAGGGCGAGGCTGCACCCTTGGCAGCTCCTTCCATGGAGGGTCCCTGCGTCAACCTGCCTGGTCACTGACGACCCCATCCTTGTCACAGAAATATAGCGTTTTCCCACTGAGAAGTGACACTTTCCCTTTGGAGTTATAGATATTTCGAGGGAGGTCCCTTGACACCATGGAAACCCTGAGGGAAACTACTTTAGGCCTCAAGACCCATGAGGTCAGAGCACAGGGGTGGAAGCTACCCCTCCCGGACCTGGGGGAAGGAGGCTGGGTGGCACCAACACAAGCCAAGCAGGTTCACGGGAAGAAAGGGCCTAGAGCAGCATTCACAATGACAACGGGTCGACAATCAAGAGCTGAATGACAGCAGCCTTTCAGAGGTACCAAAGACGGATGGGTCTGATCCCAACACCTCAGTGACAAGAAGTCGGTGACAGCAGGCGACCAGCAGCCTCGACCTGGTCCTGTGCCTGGGAACAAGCACCCAGGGCACGCCCAGCCTCCTCTGGGCCTCCAGACGAGCCTCCACCAAATCAAAAGGACCCCAAACATCCAGACGATGTTCTTTGACAGCAATGGATTTAAATTAATAATCAGTAACAGAAAGATGTGGGAAGTCCCCAAAGGTGTGGGAAGTCAACACTTCTAAACTCAGGGGCAGATAAAGGAATCAAAAGGTGATTACAGAGTGTTGTGAACTTACTGATAACAAATGTCCAAATTCCTGGGAGCAGCCAAGGCAGCACTCAGAGGGAAACTCATAGCACTAGATGCCTTCAGTAGAAAAGAAAAGTGTTGCAAATGGGTGGCCTTGGAGCCTAGCTTccgaaacagagaaagaagagagagttaAACTGATGTAagcaaaaaaagaacacagatcAGAATGGAGATCAATGAAAGAGTAAAACAACGGAGAAATCAATGActtaaaaaattggttctttgaaaaaattaacaacattCATAATTTTCTATCCTGACTtacagagaggaaggggaggaggagggggcagagggggagggggaggaagcagCAGCCTGGCCACTGGCACCTGCCAAGGTCAGGAAGAAGAAGTGGCTTCACCCCTGCTCATAGACACAGAAAGATCATAAAGGCACTTCCTTCACTCTATGCTGGTGAATTCAACAACTTAGAGGAAACAGGCAATTCCTCAAATAACATGAACTGTAAACATTTGTTCAAGAAAAATGGACTGCTGTCATTTTATTAAACAATTCAACCACAAACAAAAGTGATAGTATGTCGTGACTAGGTAGGATCTGCCCCAAGAACACAGGCTGATTCAACACttgaaaatcaatcaatatattCATCATGTCAACAGACTGAAAAAGGAAAGTCTTaactgataggaaaaaaaaagccaagatcCAGAAAACAGTCATAAAAAACTGATTACTCATGCACACAAAAATAGACTGAAGTCACCCTCTCGCCATGTATCCAAGTTGACTGGATATGGGTAACAGACCAGATGCCAAGCCCTAGAACTAAACAATCCCGTGACTTTGGGTTAGGCAAAGTTTCTCATGTATGACACTGAAAACATAATCCACAAAGAAAAACCATTGCTAAATTGGActtactcaaaattaaaaagtgtgcTCTTTGGAAAACTgttaaaagtatgaaaatatgATGCATAGACTTAGGGAAAATGTTTAGAGACCATATTGAAAATGCCTTTATCCTAGAAGGTGTAAAGAACCCTGGTGAGTCAACAGTAAGGAACCAAACAGTTCAGTGAAAAGCGGGTCAACAACTTGAGCAGCCCATCCCTAAAGAAGATggacaaaaacaaacagacagaTTTAACCATGCACATCACTAGCCACGGgggaatacaaatcaaaactacaactGGATAATTCCCCACGCCCCTGTTAGAGTGCAGAAAATAGACTGTCTCTACTGAGTGTTGGGGAGGATGGGGACAGACGCTGTTGTGGGACTGCAAACCACAGGTGGCTTTGGCAGTGTCTTAAAGAGTTAAGCGTACACATGACCAGGCCACTCACTCCTAGGCTTCACCCAAGAGAAACACAAGCATCTGTCGGAAGATGCCGACTCAACGCTCACAGCACTTTTCTCTAAGAGCCCCAAAGCAGACACACCCCAAGGGTTGGCCAAGGGAGTTGACATGCACGTTGGTGCCACGGATGGGGTAGGACCGTCGCCTGGGAGGAATGTGGATTGGTAAGCCCCACGGCACAGATGACAATTACGGAGGGAGGAAAGCCCGGCAGAGGTGCAGGCCCCCTGATGGCACTGAGGTGAGTCGTGGCGCTCGCAGGCTCCTCTGCAGGGAAAGCAGATGGGTGCTGGCCTGGTGGTGGGGCACAGCCGAAGGGGTGACGGAAACTTTAGGGTGTCTGCGTGGCGGGGTGATGGTTCACGGGTGTGCACAAGATGACGAATCACATCTTAGTACGCTGTTCGCTGTATGTCACCGACGCCCCAACGAAGCTGCCTTAAAACCCCCGGTGGCCCAGGCCCTGAGCTGGTGCCCCCCTCCACCCTCCAGACCCTCCTCCTAAGCCCTGGGAAGGGAGCCGGGCCCTGGGGTCTGCGGGACCTAAATGGGCAAAGATCTAACCCTCCGATGTCCACGCAGGACAGGGACACTGCGGGAGGCTCGCCCGGACACTGCGGGAGGCTCTCCCGGATCCAGCGGGAGCAGGGTCAGGCCAGGGGGAGACCCACCAGAGCCCAGCCTAGTGGACCTGCTTAGGGGCGGGGCCTAACCTCTGAAGCCCCGCCCTACCGGCAGGCCACGCCCCCACCTGCAGAGGCTTGGTCCGTGAACTGCTGGCCCGCTTTGTCGGAAGCCCCGCCCTAGGACAGCCCAGAGCCACGCCCACAGCCCAGGCCCCGCCCTCCACCCGCCCACTCACGCGGTGCCTCGCAGGCCCCGCCCTCATGGCCAGACCCCGCCCAGCCCCGCCCTCCCGTCACCCAGCCCTCTCCCCGGCCCCGCCCCTGCCATCAGGCCCCGCCCCACCCCGCCCCAGGCCCCGCCTCCCCTGCCAGCCGCGGGCGGGCGTGGGCACCCGAGTGGGGTCGCCGCGGCGCGGGGCGTGGCGCCTGGTCGGCTCCAGCGGCCGCAGCGGCGTGACAGCGCGGCTGCCCGCGGCCCCCAGGTAAAGCCCCGCCGCCCCGCACGGCCCCAGTCCTGCGTCCCGCCGGGTCCCGCGCTCGCGCCCGCCGCCCGCCGCTGCCCGCCACTCCCGCCGCGCGGCCGGGCCggcttcccctcctctcccctgcgCGGGAGCGGGCAGCCGCCCCTTCAGGGCTGGCGAGAGAAGGTGTCACAGCAGGTGTCGGCGACAGGCGTTGGTCCCCTCTGCCAGGCGCGCTCACCCGCCGCCATCTGCCGGGCCTGACCTGGTGCTGCTGATCCGGAAGGAAGCCCTCCGCCCAGCTCGCCCAGCTCGCCCAGCTCGAGGTGACCAGCCCTCAGGGGAAGGCCGTGTGGATTCCAGGTGACTGCCCCACCTCAGGTCCCCAGCAGTGGGCGGGCGGCCAGGCTGCATGCCCTCCGGGTTCTCTGACCACTTGGCCCTGGGGTCTGCTGTCAGCCAGTGGTCAGCACTAGCCACCTCCTTGACCTGAGAGCCCCTCTGGGTGGTACTGGAAGACTTCAGAAGAAAATTATAGACCAGGTGTGTTTAAGGGGGTGTGGTGGGCCCCAGATGCCTCCTTTTTCTGGGCCAGCCTCTCCCTCAGGGTGTGGCCCATTCCCAGCTGGACCCTAGTGGACAGGGCTGATGGCTGTCCCTTCTCTCACCCATGTCTCttgttatttttcagaattcCTGGTGCCACTGCTCTTCctggagaggaagaagagtttgTGCGCCTGGTGATTCTGGCACAGTGGAAAGGGCAGGGTCCTCAGGCCAAAAGCAGAGGAGCTACTTGTCCCAGGCCGTGGCAGGATGGACCCTAGGAGCAGATGGAGCCCCTGGTGTCTGCTGGCcccctcccctgggtcctgcctcttcctcctcttctgcctGCACTTGGGTGCCTCCTGCCCACCAGCCTGCCAGTGCCCTGACCATGCAGGGGCTGTGGCTGTCCACTGCAGTGCCAGGGGCCTGCAGGAGATCCCCAGGGACATCCCAACGGAGGCCGTGCTCCTGAAGCTGGATGCCAACAAAATCTCGCGAATCCCCAACGGAGCCTTCCAGCACTTGCAGCAGCTGAGAGAGCTGGACCTGTCCCACAATGCCATCGAGACCATCGGCCCCACGGCCTTCTCTGGCCTGGCCGGGGGCCTGCGGCTGCTGGACCTGTCCCACAATGGCATCCGGAGGATTCCGAAGGATGCCCTGGGCAAGCTGAGCGCCAAGATCCGCCTGTCTCACAACCCCCTGCACTGTGAGTGTGCTCTGCAGGAGGCCCTGTGGGAGCTGAAGCTGGACCCCGACTCAGTGGATGAGATCGCCTGCCACACCTCCGCTCAGGAGGAGTTCGTGGGGAGGCCTCTGATCCAGGTGCTGGACTCGGGCGTCAGCTTCTGCAGCACCCACCACAAGACCACCGACGTGGCCATGCTGGTCACCATGTTTGGCTGGTTTGCCATGGTGATCACCTACATTGTGTACTACG contains:
- the Lrrc3 gene encoding leucine-rich repeat-containing protein 3 encodes the protein MDPRSRWSPWCLLAPSPGSCLFLLFCLHLGASCPPACQCPDHAGAVAVHCSARGLQEIPRDIPTEAVLLKLDANKISRIPNGAFQHLQQLRELDLSHNAIETIGPTAFSGLAGGLRLLDLSHNGIRRIPKDALGKLSAKIRLSHNPLHCECALQEALWELKLDPDSVDEIACHTSAQEEFVGRPLIQVLDSGVSFCSTHHKTTDVAMLVTMFGWFAMVITYIVYYVRHNQEDARRHLEYLKSLPSAPVSKDPVGSAP